The Candidatus Neomarinimicrobiota bacterium genomic interval CGCTTTCTCTGAAGAGATAGCTGCCCTGAATACAGAAATAGTTTCTCAATTCGGAGATTCGGTAAACTTTTTTATCAGCGACTCTGGCGACACTGCAATCCTTCATCTTCTTCCACCGCTGATAAGCCTCGACACGCTCAAAATCCAGCTGAAGAATATCACCGATTTGAGAGGGCTCGTACGCGATTCTTTAACTTACGAATACTACACCGGTCTGCTGGCCGATTTCAATGACGATCTGGAAGTTGACGTGTCAGATATGACCAGCTTCATTTCTCAATGGCCGGGGATCGATATCGGTCCTGTCTCGGGAACAATCCCTCACTTCAAGCCTGAAATGGACGGCACCACCGATCTGAGGGACGGCATGGCCTTCGCCCGCATGTGGCGCTGGTCACAGGAAAAGAGTGATTCCCTATTTAGATTCTATCTTCCTTTGGGTGATGAGCTCAGTGTAGAACACGACGACAGAACGCTTATCCTTCCGCTTCCGGAAGGGACTTTATCCGGCAGGATCGCCCTGCGAACAGCTGGTGTCAAGGATCACATTCGCCATCTTGAACAGGATGGTGTAACCGCGGATGGAATAATCCTTACTCACTCCAGCACGGAAGACAACATATTGCTGCTTACGGTAGGATACATCCTTGAACGTCAAAACAGAAAGCTGTCATTTGCCATGCCGCAAACATATAGTTCAACCCCAATCGAACTGAGCTATATTTTCTATTCAAAGGGGGGCGATATCATTTCCATGGGAACACGGGATGTCAGCGCTCCTCTAATCCCGGCCACATTTGCCCTGCATCAGAACTACCCCAATCCGTTCAATCCGCTCACGACAATCCGATATGACTTACCACACGATTCTCACGTGGAGATCATCATTTACGACGTTCTAGGACGCCAAGTGAGGACTCTGGTGAACAAGCAAGTGTCAGCAGGATATCACTCCGTCGTGTGGGGTGGGAAGAGTGACTTCGGGATACCTTTAGGTTCAGGGCTCTATCTTTATCGGATTCAGACGGAACAGTTCGGTCAAGTGCGTAAAATGTTTCTCCTGAAATAAACCACCGCCAAGACCTTAAAAAGGCTCGTCAACCATTTCAAGATTCTCTGTTAATTGAGATCATTCTTGAAGCTGAATCTGTAGCGGAGGAGGGACTTGAACCCCCGACACGCGGATTATGATTCCGCTGCTCTAACCAACTGAGCTACTCCGCCAAATTGGGCGGCGAAATCTACTTCTCACCCAAGAATATTCAAAAGCTCCAGTGACAGCCTGATTCCCACTCCCGATGGACCGGCCGGCATATACGGCTGATCCTTGTCGCGCCAGGCCGTCCCGGCAATATCGACATGGGCCCACGGCGTCTCTCCTACAAACTCCTTCAGGAAGGCGCCGCCCGCGATCGTTCCGGCCTGACGAGGAGCACCAAGATTCTTCACGTCGGCGATTTTGCTCTTAATATCATCGCAATACTCATCCCACAGCGGCAACGGCCACACCTTCTCGCCAGATGCTTCTGCTGCCTTACGGATCGCGTCTATCAATTTCTCGTCGTTTCCCATGACGCCGCTGGCCACGTGACCGAGAGCAATTATTACAGCACCGGTTAGAGTTGCGAAGTTAACCATGTAACGAGGATCATGTTTCTGCGACACATAGGCGAGGGCATCGGCCAGGACGAGACGCCCTTCCGCATCAGTGTTTAGGATTTCGATGGTCTTTCCGTTGTAGGCCCGGACGATGTCTCCCGGTTTTGTGGCATGGCCGCCCGGCATGTTTTCTGTAGCCGCGATGGCACCCACGATATTCACTTTTGGCTTCAATCGACCCACCGCTTGCATGATGCCTAGGACTGTTGCGGCGCCGCACATATCAAACTTCATTTCATCCATCTTGCTGGAAGGCTTGATGGAGATACCACCGGTATCGAAAGTAATCCCTTTACCGACGAAAGCGAACGGCTTCTCCCCCTTCTTGCCGCCGCTATACTGAATCAGGATGAACTTCGGCGGTTCGTCGGCCCCTCTTGCCACCGATGCAAATGCACCCATCCCCATCTGTGTAAATTGATCCCGCCCCATCACTTTGCATCTCATTCCGGATGATCTCGCAATCCTGCGCGCCTCGGTCACAAGCCTCGCAGGGGTAGCCACATTACTGGGGTGATTGGCCAAATCACGGGCAAAACAGACCGCCTCAGCCACCGCCCGGCCGCGTTCCACGCCGACTCTGCTGGCACCATTGATGAGGGTTATCCTGTTCATCACTGTGGCATCTTCCGTATCGCTCTTGTAATCAAGAAATCTGTAAGAGCCTAATATGAGACCCTCTACCCAGGCTTGAGATACCTCAGCCGCCGCTGACTTCAGAGCGTCGCCACCCGGAACTTCAGACGCCATCGTATCGATCTTGCTTGCTTGGACCGTCTTCACTGCTGTCCCGGCCGCCTGGCGCAGTCTGTCCAACGTGAAGTCCTCCCTTTTTCCCAGTCCCACGAGCAAGATCCGGTTTGCAGGTTTTCCCGGGAAGATAGACAGAGTCTTTCCCGCCTTGCCTTCAAAGTCGCCTATCTCAATCCTCTGTGAAAGTGCACCAGCAGCCGCTTCGTCAATGTTCTTATGAAAATCAGACAGCTCACCATCCTCGAACAGACCGAGAACCAGCACCTCCGGTGACAACGAGTCCAGACTTCGTCGTGTAATCTGAATCCTTTTCACATAAGCCATAACTAAATCTCCTTTCCTCAATTGCAGGGATGGAAAGTTAGTTCAATTCCAAGAAAAGAGAAATGGGGAAAGGGGCTCTGGAATAGAACGTGGAGCTCAGTGCTAAAACTGGTGAAGTTGTAACTGGTGAGTGGCAGCTGGTAGAGCGGCGGAGTGGCCCATCTACTCCCGAAGCTTAGGGATACGATGCATAAATAGCGGACATCGGACTTGACTCAAGTCTTGGCGATGGTTCGGAGAAGAATCACAGCGCTTCGACTGTCAGAAAAATTCCAATTGTTCTTGCAACTTGATATAGGAGTTCTTAACTTATATACGCCTTATGTACGCACCCTCACAAGAATGAGACTCAGAGACTGACAATGGAGCACCTGATACTGGAGAATACCGAGGAGAACACACCTTTTTTCTTCCTTCAGATACTGAAATGTCCGCGTTGCGGACAATCGTGGTCCGCTGACTACTCAGACTATCGCTGGATGCGGGATGATGACGCTGTCGTCTGCTGCTGCGGAACAGTCATGTGTCACGTGGACGATCTGAAAGAAGACTAGAGCGCCTCACAGCAATATCGATATTTACGTCAGTGCCGGCGAGGGTTGCCGGTCTCAACAATCACGAGAGCTCCCGTTCTATAACCATTGCCTTGAGTTCGCAATGTTGCTACCTTCAATCAAGTATCTTCAAGTCTTACCTCGTAAAATAGCGTGTCACAAACAGAGAAACTTCTGGCTGAACTTTCTGCACTCCTCGGATCGGAACGTATCACATCCGACCCGACAGAGCTGCTTGTTTACGAATGTGATGGACTGACTTTGAGCAAGCATCCTCCGGATGCTGTTGTCTACCCCCAATCGACTGAAGAGGTGGCAGAAATCGTGAGAATCTGTCACCGTCACGCCACCCCCTTCCTGGCACGAGGTGCCGGAACCGGTTTAAGCGGCGGTGCGATAGCTGCACAAGGCGGCGTCGTTATCCAGATGTCCCGCATGAATAGCATCCTTGAGATCGATTATGAAGACGAAATTGCTATAGTCCAGCCGGGACTGGTGAACCTGGAACTGTCGCAAGAGACAACTTCTTGCGGTTATCACTTCGCACCTGATCCGGCGAGCCAAAAGGCTTGCACCATTGGCGGAAATGTCGCCGAAAATGCCGGCGGACCGCACACACTTAAGTACGGCGTTACGGTCAATCACATCCTCGGCGTTAAAGCCGTCATGCCGTCAGGAGATATAGTCCAGTTTGGCGGCAGACTGGAAGAGACCGTAGGATATGACCTGACCGGTATCATGGTTGGATCAGAGGGTACATTCTGTATCGTAACAGAAGCGATTGTCCGACTGACAAAAAATCCCGAGACTCAGCGGACATTTCTGGCTGTCTTCGATTCGGTAGAAGATGCCAGTAGCACGGTTTCAAATATTATTGCCGCCGGCATTATCCCCGCGGCCCTCGAACTGATTGATAATCTTGTGATCAAGGCGGTGGAAAGTCACCTGAAAGCCGGTTTTCCAACCGATGCCGCGGCTATCCTCCTCATCGAAATCGACGGTAATGAATCAGTCCTGGAAGACGAGGCATACCGGATTGAGGCTGTCTGTTCGGCCAGCGGCGCTGTCGATTTTCAGCAGGCTCAATCAGAAGAGGAACGTCAGAAGCTGTGGCGCGGTCGCAAGGAAGCCATCGGCGCAGTGGGAAGAATAACGCCGGCGTTCTATACGAATGACGGGGTCGTGCCTCGATCCAAGCTTCCACAAATCCTTAAATTCAATCTGGAGACCGGCAAGAAGTTCGGGCTGCGGGTAGCTCATCTCTGTCACGCCGGTGACGGCAACATTCACCCGATTATCCTTTATGATCCTGATGACCATGCCCAGGTAGATGCTGCCGTCAAAACGTCAGAAACGATCCTGGAAGAGTGCGTCAGGATGGGCGGCGCTCTCAGCGGCGAACACGGCATCGGGACAGAAAAAGTACAGACGTTCGGCATAATGTTTACGAAAGAAGATCAGGCGCAAATGCTCAAGATGAGAGACGTCTTCAATACCACTGGATTACTCAATCCGGGTAAGATATTTCCATCTGGTTCCGGCTGTGGCGAAACCAGACTCAGGAAAACTGTCAGCGGCGGCGGATGGCTCTAATGAAAACAGCGCTTGAAACACGGCTTGCTCCTCTCTTTGCTAAAGAGGAAATTTCACTATCTATTGAAAGCGTGCCGGCTCGAATCACTGTTTATCCAAAGACGGCTGAACAGGTTTGCGAACTGGTAAAGATGGCCGCACAGGATGGAATCACCCTGCTGCCTGTTGGCGGAGCGACCCATCTCTACCGCAATGGCAAGACACTCGACGTGGCTGTTTCACTTTCGTCACTACCGCAAAGTACGGCTCACTCACCTCCCGATCTGACGGCGACCCTTCCCGCCGGACTCTCTTTCAGCCGGGCACAGGAGTCTCTCATGCATCACGGCCAGCACATCCCCCTCAATCCGCCTATTGAAGACAGATCAACAGTTGGCGGTATCATCAGCACCGACAGCTGGGGTCCGCGGCGCCACCGATACGGCACAGCACGTGACTTGGTCATCGCTACCACGCTTGTGAACGCGACTGGAGAGATGGTACATGCAGGCGCCAAGGTGGTCAAGAATGTGAGCGGATACGATATGAATAAGCTCTACATAGGTGCGCGGGGAACTCTCGGAATCCTCCTGGACGTCTCATTCAAACTGTATCCCGAACCGGAGAAACGCGTAACCTTCACAGCGTGCTTCAATGCCGCCAGCGACGCCTTCAAACTGGCAACCGAGGTAAACAGAAGTCAGCTGGATCTTGAGGCGATGACCGTTGTGAAGGGTAGCTGGACGCCCGGCAAAACGCGACACTGGTGGCTCCTCATGAACCTTGCGGGGCCCACGAAGGGGCTCAAACCGCAGATCGATCAGCTACAGAAGCTTCACCAGAGAGCTGGCGCCAGATCATGGAAAATCGCCTCCGAGTCAGATGCGCAAACCTTCTGGCGCACTGCGAACGATAGTTCCACAAGCAGTAGCGCAGATGGTGACGATGAGGAGTATCTTGCCAGAATAGCCCTGCCGAAAAAAAATCTCCTCCGCTTCATCGCTGAATTTTCTGGCCAATACAAAGAAAATCTTTCATTCAAGATTCTACCGGGAGCGGGAATCTGTTATCTCGCCTACTCCAATAAGTTCAGTGAGCAACACGAATTTACCTCTTCACTCATCGATCATATCCGATCGTTCGGCGGCAGTGTAGAATTTGAACGTCTCGGGCAAGATACACAGGAGCGGTGGCCGATTCTTCCCGATTCGCTGACGTGGATGAGAAAGACGAAAGAGGCTCTCGATCCAAACGGTATCTTTGCACCGGGTACTTTTATCGATGAACTCTAAAGCACAAATACTGTCACAAAACACCATCGCCGGTACTTTTGGTCAGGGAGAGAAAGATCTGCTGCGCGAATGTATCCATTGCGGTTTCTGTCTCCCCGCCTGTCCCACGTATGTTACCAACGGTATGGAGATGGACTCGCCCCGCGGCAGACTCTATCTCATGGAAGCCGCCATGGACCGCCGGACGGATGTTTCGGATACTTTCCTACAACATATTGACCTCTGTCTCGTCTGCCGTGCCTGCGAGAGTGCCTGTCCTTCCGGGGTTCAGTTTGGCAATCTCATGGAGACCACCCGTGCAACAGTTTTCAATGATGAACGGGAAACCTCCTTTCTACGCAGTCTCTTCTTGAGGATGATTGTACCCTCCCACCGCCTCCTCTCCCTGTTGTTTGGCTTGACACGGATTTACCAGCGATGGGGACTGCAGTGGCTCACCACGCACACACCTGTCAGAATGCTAATGCCGAAGAAGCTCTCTCAGCTTCAGGCCTCCCTCCCGCAAATCCCGGAACATCGATTCAATAGAGGATCCAGCAAGATATTTCCGTCTGTCGCTCCCCGGCGCGGTGCGGTGATGCTGTTCACCGGGTGCGTCATGGATCACCTCTACCCTCATGTTCATGCGGCAACGGTACGGCTATTGCGCTGGAACGGTTACGATGTCGTCGTCCCGGCCGGGCAGACGTGCTGTGGCGCCCTCCACGCCCATGTCGGTGATGAGATTTCAGTTCGGAATCTGGCACACAGGAACAGCACTGTTTTCGCCGCAGAAAATGTCGATACCGTCATTGTCAACGCCGCCGGGTGTGGCGCCCAGATGAAAGAGTATCCTCAGATCCTGCGTGACGAATCGACTTCCGTTTCTGTTGCAGATGTTACCGAATTCCTGTTTGATCGTGGTCTGCGGGCGGCACAAGCGAAGCTGGAAATGAAAATCGTTTACGACGAACCGTGCCACTTGATCCATGCCCAGGGTGTCTCCAAGGAGCCGAAGGCGCTCCTCAGTTCCATTGCGGGCATCGAACTTGTTGCGCTTAAAGAGGCCGACAGATGCTGCGGCGGCGCCGGAAGTTACATCATTACACAGACCAATATGTCACGGGAGCTGCTAAAAAGAAAAATGCGATTCATCGAGGCAAGCGGTGCTGATTGTGTTGTCACCGCCAATCCCGGCTGCCAGATTCAGCTAGAGTGGGGTGCCAGACAATACGACCTGAACATGGAAGTGCTGCACATTGTTGAGCTACTGGACAGGGCGTATCGGGCAGACTCCGACTACGCCGAGTTCTTCTCCTGATCTCTAATCTTGTGCGAGGAGCATCCTATTTTCCGTGGCATACTTTGTGCCACCTGTTGTCGTTCCCCTTTTTTACAGCCACCATGGTAAAGATCGCTTCGCAGACATCTCTTTTCTTTCCGTGGGGACTTTCTGCACTGGCGTTCACCCGAATTGTGAAAGAGGTCGTCCCTGTTGAAACAAGGGTCGCCTCAAAATTGACCCAGTCGCCGCCGTAAACAGGTTCTGAAAATACGACCTCATCTATCGCTTTGGTAACACCACCCGCTACCTCCGTACCCTGCAAAAATCTAAAACCGGCCTTACCCGCCGCGATGTCCATCCACGAAATCATTTTCCCGCCAAAAAGGGTTCCAATATTGTTCAGGTCATTCGGCATCACCAACTGGCTGTAACGTGCTGTGATCTTATTCATAAGGTATGATTATCCTCCTTTCTCGACGACAAAAGAAAAGAGCCCCGTCAAAATCGCCCTCGAGAAAATCTGATTCCTCTGAAGAGCACGCCTTGACAACGGGACTCTTTGTGCAATATTAAACCTTAAAAGCAAACTTGTCAATACCCTTTTTCAAGATTTTCAAAATATTTTTCGGACAAATAAAAAAGCTGGCAACTGCCAGCTTTTTTTGATTTTACTGTCGGCCTAGTGACTATATCGACTTCTTCGATTTCTTGGCGCAACAGGCCGCACCAGAGGTTTTAGTAGTGGGACAAGAAGCTTTTTCTATCTTTGAATCCTTTGAATCGGCACAGAACCCAGCTTTAGTCACGACCCCCTTGAGATCTTCAACGCTTACCATCTCAGGCAAAAAGACGACCTCAGCCGACGCTGATTCAAAATCGACATTAGCTTTCTTAACTCCCTCTACCTCCATCAAAGCCGACTGAACTTTTGTCGCACAGTCATCGCAGCGCATCCCACTTACGGGGAGAGTGATACTCTCAGTAGTCTCTGGGGAATAGCTGCCGGCAAACAGGATTACAAGACTGACAGCTATAATACTAATCAATGACTTTTTCTTCATGACAGCTCCTTAAATAATTAGTGAAATATAATTTCTTTCTATCAGATTGTCAAGTTCAAGGTTCGACCTCGATATCAGCCCAGATTATCTGTTCATGATATTGGTTCTCTCTTGTTCCTCCTTTCTGAAGCGAAC includes:
- a CDS encoding leucyl aminopeptidase, with translation MAYVKRIQITRRSLDSLSPEVLVLGLFEDGELSDFHKNIDEAAAGALSQRIEIGDFEGKAGKTLSIFPGKPANRILLVGLGKREDFTLDRLRQAAGTAVKTVQASKIDTMASEVPGGDALKSAAAEVSQAWVEGLILGSYRFLDYKSDTEDATVMNRITLINGASRVGVERGRAVAEAVCFARDLANHPSNVATPARLVTEARRIARSSGMRCKVMGRDQFTQMGMGAFASVARGADEPPKFILIQYSGGKKGEKPFAFVGKGITFDTGGISIKPSSKMDEMKFDMCGAATVLGIMQAVGRLKPKVNIVGAIAATENMPGGHATKPGDIVRAYNGKTIEILNTDAEGRLVLADALAYVSQKHDPRYMVNFATLTGAVIIALGHVASGVMGNDEKLIDAIRKAAEASGEKVWPLPLWDEYCDDIKSKIADVKNLGAPRQAGTIAGGAFLKEFVGETPWAHVDIAGTAWRDKDQPYMPAGPSGVGIRLSLELLNILG
- a CDS encoding FAD-linked oxidase C-terminal domain-containing protein, with amino-acid sequence MSQTEKLLAELSALLGSERITSDPTELLVYECDGLTLSKHPPDAVVYPQSTEEVAEIVRICHRHATPFLARGAGTGLSGGAIAAQGGVVIQMSRMNSILEIDYEDEIAIVQPGLVNLELSQETTSCGYHFAPDPASQKACTIGGNVAENAGGPHTLKYGVTVNHILGVKAVMPSGDIVQFGGRLEETVGYDLTGIMVGSEGTFCIVTEAIVRLTKNPETQRTFLAVFDSVEDASSTVSNIIAAGIIPAALELIDNLVIKAVESHLKAGFPTDAAAILLIEIDGNESVLEDEAYRIEAVCSASGAVDFQQAQSEEERQKLWRGRKEAIGAVGRITPAFYTNDGVVPRSKLPQILKFNLETGKKFGLRVAHLCHAGDGNIHPIILYDPDDHAQVDAAVKTSETILEECVRMGGALSGEHGIGTEKVQTFGIMFTKEDQAQMLKMRDVFNTTGLLNPGKIFPSGSGCGETRLRKTVSGGGWL
- a CDS encoding FAD-binding oxidoreductase, which produces MKTALETRLAPLFAKEEISLSIESVPARITVYPKTAEQVCELVKMAAQDGITLLPVGGATHLYRNGKTLDVAVSLSSLPQSTAHSPPDLTATLPAGLSFSRAQESLMHHGQHIPLNPPIEDRSTVGGIISTDSWGPRRHRYGTARDLVIATTLVNATGEMVHAGAKVVKNVSGYDMNKLYIGARGTLGILLDVSFKLYPEPEKRVTFTACFNAASDAFKLATEVNRSQLDLEAMTVVKGSWTPGKTRHWWLLMNLAGPTKGLKPQIDQLQKLHQRAGARSWKIASESDAQTFWRTANDSSTSSSADGDDEEYLARIALPKKNLLRFIAEFSGQYKENLSFKILPGAGICYLAYSNKFSEQHEFTSSLIDHIRSFGGSVEFERLGQDTQERWPILPDSLTWMRKTKEALDPNGIFAPGTFIDEL
- a CDS encoding heterodisulfide reductase-related iron-sulfur binding cluster translates to MNSKAQILSQNTIAGTFGQGEKDLLRECIHCGFCLPACPTYVTNGMEMDSPRGRLYLMEAAMDRRTDVSDTFLQHIDLCLVCRACESACPSGVQFGNLMETTRATVFNDERETSFLRSLFLRMIVPSHRLLSLLFGLTRIYQRWGLQWLTTHTPVRMLMPKKLSQLQASLPQIPEHRFNRGSSKIFPSVAPRRGAVMLFTGCVMDHLYPHVHAATVRLLRWNGYDVVVPAGQTCCGALHAHVGDEISVRNLAHRNSTVFAAENVDTVIVNAAGCGAQMKEYPQILRDESTSVSVADVTEFLFDRGLRAAQAKLEMKIVYDEPCHLIHAQGVSKEPKALLSSIAGIELVALKEADRCCGGAGSYIITQTNMSRELLKRKMRFIEASGADCVVTANPGCQIQLEWGARQYDLNMEVLHIVELLDRAYRADSDYAEFFS
- a CDS encoding hotdog domain-containing protein, with translation MNKITARYSQLVMPNDLNNIGTLFGGKMISWMDIAAGKAGFRFLQGTEVAGGVTKAIDEVVFSEPVYGGDWVNFEATLVSTGTTSFTIRVNASAESPHGKKRDVCEAIFTMVAVKKGNDNRWHKVCHGK
- a CDS encoding cation transporter, translating into MKKKSLISIIAVSLVILFAGSYSPETTESITLPVSGMRCDDCATKVQSALMEVEGVKKANVDFESASAEVVFLPEMVSVEDLKGVVTKAGFCADSKDSKIEKASCPTTKTSGAACCAKKSKKSI